Within the Phaseolus vulgaris cultivar G19833 chromosome 9, P. vulgaris v2.0, whole genome shotgun sequence genome, the region tttgtaggttttttaaaaagtaattgatattttagaagtggtatttttaattgatattttaataataaatgtagaaagtaattatttatttaaaaatgaattgtttataaaaaaatatttaaaaaaagttatttagaCAGAATGGAATtcaagatttaaaaaatatttttatagggttttatttttgtagatttaacataatttattaatgttataattaaaaacattataaaaatgttgtagtaattaaaaaaaatagtcaaaGTTTTGAGTAGAAATATGATTttgacttaattttttttttaatttgtatttcccataaattattggtgttagaattaaatgttataaaaaaatgttatagtaaTTTAAATAGTCAGAAAAAGTTTACAGgagaaatttgaatttataataataattgtagatagttattagtgtttaaaaattaaattgtttataagaaataatattttatttgtaaataatatttgtacaggatccaaataaaatttgataatcTTTAGTTAGTATTTTTTAGattgtacataaattattttgtttgtttatatttatttgttgtttgattaaattatgttattgaatgatatagtaatttataataatttttgtattaaaattaattaaaagtacgTTTTAGGGTAACTGTATTGGTGTACTTTTACATCGATACGGTAACCGCGTTCGGTATGAATTCGGAAAGAATTTATGACGAGGCAGAGATGGTACACTTTGAGGAAACAGTTGCAATTTATGACGATCTTGTTGCGACgaacatgaatttaatttcacaaatcgaagaacaaataaaaaataataatcaaggTGCATCAGTCATGATTCTTTGTATGATTGCTTTTGGATTGAAATTGTTACGCACGGTGCCTACTATAAGCAACTGTATCAGTGAGTCCCAACCACAAAAAGAGCGCCGCAGACAAGAATTGATGGAGTACTTGGTTCACACTGAAGAATCTCGTCACATTATTCGCATGGGATCGGAAGCTTTCATTAAATTATGTGAACGAATACGGGGAACTGGACTTGTTAAAGATGCATATCGATCAACCGTGGAAGAACAAGTAGCGAAATTTCTGCACATTATTGGGCATAATGTGAAGAATCAAAGTGTGTCATTTTTTTTCCATCGGTCTGGAGAAACAGTTTCCCGtcactttcataatgttttgaGTGCAATTTTAAGGTTGGAGGGGGAATTCTTAATTCAACCAAATGAAACAGTTGTAGAACCCCACATCCTTAACAACAGTCGATTTTTCCCCTACTTTAAGGTTTGTTGATAATAACATTACTTTAAATTATGTGTAATGTCTTCTTTAGTTTGtgtttaattaaagttatgaatttttgtttacAATAGGATTGTTTAGGGGCCATAGATGGGAGTCATGTACGTGCTAAGGTTGCACGTGGTGATGCGCCTCGTTTTCGAGGGAGAAAAGATTGGCCAACCCAAAACATATTTGCAGCTTGTGACTTTGACATGAAGTTCACATATGTCTTAGCCAGTTGGGAAGGAACTGCCTCCGATTCAAGGATATTGAAAGATTCTTTGGTACGAGGCGATCCTTTGGTTATTCCAGAAGGTTAGTTATAGGGGATTGGGTGTGTAGAAGAATTAAAAGGTTGTAGTAGTATATACTAACCCAGCTTTCCACAATCTTTGTAGGAAAATACTATCTTGGTGATGCAGGTTTTATGTTAAAACGAAATATAATAACTCCTTATCACGGGGTGAGATACCATTTGAAAGAATATTCGCGAAGAGGGCCACAAAATGCAAAAGAGTTGTTTAATCATCGACATTCATCACTTAGGAACGTAATTGAGAGAACCTTTGGAGTGCTTAAAAAATGTTTTCCAATTATAGCCAATGGGACTGAGCCACATTATGATGTGGATACTAtgacaaaaattgttttagcttgttgTATTGTGCATAACTTTCTACGCGGATCGACAATGATGAGTCTCTGCTTGAAAAAATAGATAATGAATTGTTAGAACAAGATGTCCAACCAAGCACCACCCATGCTCGTGAACATGATTACAGGCTAGGGTGTGATATTATGGACACTATAGCAAACGAAATGTGGcaagattatgtaaataattaatttcatgaaataatatattttctaccATTTTTCAATGTTTGTCATCCTAACTTTAAGTTAATTAGATGGATCGCGGAAAAAATGTGGCTTCAAATTCATTAGGTTCTTATCGAGAGTTCACCAAGTGGACGACGGAGATGAACCTAATTTTGCTGAATGCAATGATTGACGAGGTACGAAAAGGGTGTAGAATTGATGGTAGCTGGACCACTCAAGGATACACTAACATAGTTATGGCTTTAAATGAGGCGGGCTTATCGGGTCTTAAGACAAATAATGTGAAGAACCGCTAGAAAAGCCTGAAGGACAGGTGGAGGGAAATCCATGATTTGTTTGGTGGATTGAGTGGTTTCGCATGGAACCAGACCACCAAACTTTTTGAAGTCGAGGACGAAGTTTGGAGTGAGCTGATTAAGGTACAATGATAAGTACttttttatgtaacaattacatttAACTTCACATTTCGCATCATATACTAATATGTGAAATGTATGTAGGCCAAACCATCTGCGACGAAATAACGTTTCAATCCCATTCGCCATTATGACCTCATGGAGGAGTTGTGGTCTAATGATAGAGCCACAGGAAGTCGGGTCATGACAGCCCGTGACATCAATTCACCTCCTGACATGCGCAATTTCAGTGTCAACCTTGGGGAGAATAATATGGATTTTATCCCCGAACAACCGAACTTTGAGGAGGCAAATGACTACGTCCCACGATCACCTGCTTCTCAATTCCAATCTAGTGACACTCCTTCAGACACACCCTCAAACACTCCTTCTATGCCGTTTGTTGGCTCTGCGTGCACATCGTCATCCCGAGGATCAAAGAGAAAAGGCCCCACTATGGACGACATTGATGAACAATTTGCAATGTTGAATACTAATCTTCAACAATGCGTGTCAACAATGAAGGATGGAAATGAAAATGCCTCTCAGTTGGTGAATATTGCTCGTGCACAGGCAACAACAGCTCAAGATATAGCTGCCGAAATTAGACGAAGAAACGACCTATATGTTGAGCATGtacaccaccatcgacgccaTGCCTCATACCAGTACTCAGAGTCTGATATTTGGGCAATGCTCGGGAGCTAAACATTCAAGATGAACAACTCATGGATCAATGCTACGAGTTTTTATGTGACCATCCCGGAAGAGTTAAGCAACTATTTGGGATGTCATATGAGCGTCGaatgaaaaaattgtttggATTTATGACTAGGCATTCATTTCATATCTCTGCGTGGGGGTTACCTTTAATTACTGGACATGTAATATTTGGCTGTCTTTGTTAGTTATTGGACACATGGTAGTAAGTATCGTGCGATTCACGATACGAATCGCACGAAACGATACGGTTTAGGCGTCGTACGATACGAATCGTACAAAGAATCGTTTTCGCTCCCGTATCGCAACTGTATCGTGCGAATCGGAAGACGAATCGGAGAATCGTTTCGTTTCGTATAATAAATTGGAATTtgaaaaccctaattttaaaattttacctCGCGAACCTCTTCTCCTCTCTCCTCCGACAGCAACGACCATCAGACTCGTGACAGTAGGAGGTGCGGCGCCAGACAACAATAGCAACAACTTTGTGGAATTGTGCAATTGCTGAGGCGCACTGCTGGACGAAGGCGCTCGACTAGATGCGCGGTGGTCGTTGGAGGTGCGTGACTGTAAGCACGGTGAAGAGAGTAGAAAACAGAGAGTGAAGCAGAAAACAGGGAGTGATTAACTGCTGTCTTGGGATTTTTTCTATTATCttggatttttaaaaataaggaaaacaaaaagaaaggCAAATGTTACATAAGTGTACATGATTGTTTTGATGTTGAAGAGAGAGCTCTGAGTAAAAAAAGAAGAGaggtaattatttttatttagaactTCTTCAACTTACAACTGGAAAACTTTAACAAACtaaactaattaaatttatttgtttttcttttgctaatATAGGTTCTAGAAATTTAAATACCAAGatcaataaaaatgaaaaattcacAGAAGATGAGGAAGACATTGAAGAAGAACTTTTAATAGAAGATGAAGATGACTTGAGTGATGTAGATGttggagaagaagatgatgaaataTGAATGACTATGATAATTGCACCTTTGCATGTTtacatatcttatatatttaattatatgttaCAATTTTAATGTTTATGAATCTTACGATTCATGATACGAAACGATTCACGATTCAGAAAATCAACTCTCCGATACACTACTTGTATCTCGATTCAACTACCATGATTGGACATGTAATATTTGACTGTCTTTGTTAGTTATTGGACATGTAATATTTTGCTTTCTGAACTTGCACTATTGCTTTATGATATTATGTTAACTTATGTTTAGTAATTTATTGTAGTAATTGCATTATACATGACATCATCATCCCACAAACGTAACAGAACCCGTAAGGGTAAATCTCCAGCAGAAGATGTTGACgtttgataagtgtctaatttcagtaatatttcatattaaaatataggcacttatgaggatttattgctaatttacatataaaataattcctaatttatgaatttatacctttttacattttttataatctttatttgaataagagtattttattctcaaatttggtgttaattgcagatttctaaggaagattgaagatttggattaaagatgactgatttgagctaaaaagataaagatagaaggtcccagaatggaaaaagatgcaaagaaagattgggtcttttttatgttttatcatttagcccgttagcgcgacataggaaacaacctaaccctagaaaactaggataaatagagggctagaggctcaaccttagtgtgccagattgagaggaaaacaccttaaagtgaattgtaacccaattgggagaatggaaggtgatagaagtatgcgtgactaattctaccatttgggattgggagtaatctgctcaaactcttatgtattgaggtgatattttatatattaatattcagttcttgattgattattggtattgttgttttacttttaattttccgtgacaaattgagaatcttaaatctgaccgggaggtatttttagggtttggacctaaacaacaatacttaacatatttgagtgctaggaatagacttaaaatgttaattgctattaaacgtctgagcttcgttctaagttgttcttataattatgcgagggatcgatagttaggggacattcttaaggattttatatgcgaggaatcgatataaatgatttttatacgggcatgaATTTCGATcaaaagaacttaatattgacatgctaatcaaaatacttgagagtgagagagatgaaactaatccttatttttccaattgaaacaactaattctttgtttgttttcttattgatcagtgtcaacacaattaattcaaaactcttttaattgttctattatcaagtttttggcgccgttgccggggaacaaatttgatttgttgagtataatttcctaaatattgtaaatatttttttttattattattatttgttttgattttgtttattttattaaaattagatttgattttgattttagtatagatttactgttttttttaaaaaaggttattgtttttatattcttttctttaCGTTATGTAATttagtttagtttatttttattttatttgttttgattttgattttgttttattatatgttattttagTTCTTTTTAGGATTAGTTTACGTAGTTTGATTTAGATTTACGTAActgttatttatttgttttaattatattttattattagtctTATGTTTTATTTCTACGTAAGCAAGTTAGTTAGAATATTAGTTAGTTTACGATTATAGTTTTCAGGGGTTTTTTtagctttattttattttatttctagtatttattttttatttttaagtatgttattttttattttttattgttttcttttattctgtttctagtttttattttatctatattttttttttaatatatttgttatttttctcttaacgtcgttttagtgttttattttagtttttgtgttatttttattttattttacgtattttgtttttatttcaatttttttttttaatttaatttaatttattttattttttaagaaaaaaaaagtactctgttttttttttctccactaATATGCTTTAGGAAGAAAGCAACATGGCAGAACAACAAGCaccacctcctaggaggacacttggagattatgtcatgtaccaaggaccaagacatttttctagtattgcaatacctACTACTGCCAAGGCCTTGGAAATCAATCCTgattttctcactctcatcagTGCCTATCAATTTACAACAATGGAACATGAGGATCCATATTCacatttggatacattttatgaattggtagGAACAATGGGTTTTCAATCAGGTgatcttgaaaatgtttatatgcgcttgttttctttttcattggcaGGAAAGGCTAAGGAATGGCTCAAATCACTTCCAAATCAGAGCCTCACTAGCTGGAAGGATGTAGAGGAAAATtttttgcaaagattttttccaatttctcgctacatcaaagcaaagtctgaaatCTCTATGTTCAAACAAGGAGCAAATGAAGTCTTTTGTGATACATGGGAAAGATTtaagatgatattgagaaaatgcccaaatcatgggtttgaagatattgctcaactgagcGTGAATGGTCTCAGATCTGACAtaaagatgctcctagatgttgcagctggtggcacaatgatggcccttgatgtagaacaagcgACAATAATTATTGATGCATTGGCATCAACTGATTATAAAGCCCAACATGATGGACAAGATCTTCATAATAAAGGGTTGTTAGAAGATGCACTCTTGGCTAAAAATAAGATTCTGACACAGCAGATTGAGCAACTAACtgcacaaatggctaaattgccccaacaattatatgttgttcattCATCTCAAAGCCAAAGTCAGTCAAtcaggtgtgatttttgtggagatgttcatcctaatggtcactgTTTTTATCAGAACAATTCACCTGAAGTTGAGGATCCATCCATGCTTGAAAGAATGAATAAAGTTGAAGACGCTCTGACAAAGATTGTGAGCGCGCAGGACAATATTGTGAAAGCGCAGGACAATAGCATGGCCATGATTAGGAGCATAAAGATCCAGATGGGACAACTGACCAAACAAATTTCACAAATTCCAGAGGAACAAAATGGCCAGTTTTCAATCAATAGCCAAACCAATTCAAAAGAGCATTGTGATAATGTAGTTGCTgaacaagaagaaaaagatgagacaaaggggaagagagatgagaaagagagaagtgaggaggaaaaaataaagaggaaaagtgaaaataaggagagaggagttcttgaaaaagatttatcatatcctcattCTCCTtcaaaaaaagagaaggaaagaaaattctttgataaatttctccctaaaaattattttgcaggaaatttgaagcaagattcaacatttgaaagatttcgaaagaataggagctatattgaagaaagaaatatagaGCTTGAGGATGGATACAATGTCATTATTCAAAAAGGCCTGCCTAAAAAATTCAAGGACCCAGGGAGTTTTAACCTTCCCGTGTCTATAGGTGCTTTATTAGTAGCCAATGCTTTATTGGATTTGGGAGCAAGCGTAAATATAATTCCTTTGGCAATGCTGAAGAAAATAGGGGATTTGGAGATTAAACCCACCAAGATGACTTTAAAGCTAGCTGATCAAGTAACCAAGTATCcatatggtgtggttgaagatgttctcGTCAAAGTGGATAAATTCACATTCCCTGTGGATTTTGTTGTGATggacatgaaagaagatgaggaggTTCCCTTGATACTTGGAAGACCCTTTATGAAGACTGCTAGAATCATAGTTGATGTCGACAAAGGAGAACTTCAAGTTAGAACTCAAGATGAGGAGGTAactttaaatcttttttatggTCATAAAAATTTTAATGCAGGAGAAGAATGTGTACAGAATGATGCAACAAAGAGAGTTGTCCATCTTGAAATAAACAGgcgtcaagctagatgacgttaaacgagcgcttactgggaggcaacccagtccacattttagttttatgttgttatctttgtttattttatttttcaaaaaaaaaaaaatataaaaaatcttgtatgcctcctaatcattttgcaggttatgtattttgaccTGAGGATAGGTTCTATTAGTCAagggggcagatccagcaaatgaagcaagattatagataaagattttaacaaaaagctggatgacttcttaagaagagaggattgagcaaaaatatggttctatctatctaattctcttttcttttcaattatttaaattttattttctgtttagtttttatttattttattttatttttcggttattttgttttttgtttatttgcttttttttagtttgttttaattgcttattttgtattttgaataaatttgttgtttttttatagtttgttagttttaggttttgaattttctttcttgaataaatttccagttttaatttgtttgctttctagtttatttttctcaaataaaaaagaactagaatattaattttgaattgtggaaaaaagaatttgtgtttaaatattaaatagtgagatgaattagacacaggttagaaaagaaaattagatTGAATCcttattcaaatgtagttaaaagtatgatacataaatttaacaggatgattgattaggacagataatgacaagacaaaaaggaattagaccaattaaaccaagtgagtgtgtgaaccttaaacagtttgagagttttactgatgaattgacagttgtggttgcttaatttttatttttgttgcatcataaaagagcatgaagatgtttgaggcatttgtttgtgttaattaggagccagggccaaaaagccaacctttatattagaattccattttttttatcccctttgggccaagaatttttttgttaatattgcaccttaacctttattgatataatttcctaccctttagcatgtttaaggaaggagaacataaatGCAATActtatagaaaagggaatgttggttctgattgtgaaagtcaaaaagttgaaaatagaaagaatcttttcctattattgaaaagaaaaaaaaggaacagaagaagaaaaataaatagaaaagaaagatagaaaaatttcatgaaaatcatgaaaagtcaaaaagaaaatgagggaaaaggtgacatcgaaagaaagtggtaattagataacatatatgttctctataattgaattgtatatatgttcttcttctttaatatgtgcattttgttatctaagaaaaaccaatattttttggaagcccaacctcattacaaccctggaaaagacctcaagattcatgtttctaatatgtttgtgatttgaagatgaaaggaaaagcaactgtgatttgttatgattcagtgaaaatagagagaaacaaacacttacccgtgagcatatgagaagatattccttgatgaattgtcatttatttgttttgatttgatcctggaaattgattgtgtctataattatctatatttgaatttggaagcatcataagtttctaatttgatctgttgtttagtgaattaagttgtttgatatttaaattcaaatatattcatttactttgcttgaggacaagcaagattctaagttggggagagtgataagtgtctaatttcagtaatatttcatattaaaatataggcacttatgaggatttattgctaatttacatataaaataattcctaatttatgaatttatacctttttacattttttataatctttatttgaataagagtattttattctcaaatttggtgttaattgcagatttctaaggaagattgaagatttggattaaagatgaatgatttgagctaaaaagataaagatagaaggtcccagaatggaaaaagatgcaaagaaagattgggtcttttttatgttttatcatttagcccgttagcgcgacataggaaacaacctaaccctagaaaactaggataaatagagggctagaggctcaaccttagtgtgccagattgagaggaaaacaccataaagtgaattgtaacccaattgggagaatggaaggtgatagaagtatgcgtggctaattctaccatttgggattgggagtaatctgctcaaactcttatgtattgaggtgatattttatatattaatattcagttcttgattgattattggtattgttgttttacttttaattttccgtgacaaattgagaatcttaaatctgaccgggaggtatttttagggttcggacctaaacaacaatacttaacgtatttgagtgttagggaatagacttaaaatgttaattgctattaaacgtctgagcttcgttctaagttgttcttataattatgcgagggatcgatagttaggggacattcttaaggattttatatgcgaggaatcaatataaatgatttttatacgggcatcaatttcaatcaaaagaacttaatattgacatgctaataaaatacttgagagtgagagagatgaaactaatccttatttttccaattgaaacaactaattctttgtttgttttcttattgatcagtgccaacacaattaattcaaaactcttttaattgttctatttttatatttagcgattattgtactcgataattcactgttccttgtgggatcgatatccgtccttagggacaattattacttttgacaaacgcagtgcacttgccgtaaaaagtcatcaacgTTCCTCCTCCAGCAACGAGGATTCAACAAGttcttgattattcaagatacttCAGTACCAGGCGTCAAATGGTGGTGTTTGAAAAGAACTTTCACGCAAGAGCAGTATTACCACCAAAAGTGATGCATACTTCATTTTTTGTTGGTCCAGGATTTGAATTCCAAAATCTTCTGAATTGGCAAGGTTTACGACCTTTCTTTGGAATTAATCTTCCGTATTATGAGGATTTGGTAAAAGTATTTTATACAAATGCAAAAATCACACCTGTTGGTCACCTTGCCATTGAGATTTGCGGAAGAATGATACACATTAAAGAAATGGATTGGATGACCATTGCTCATCTACAGTATGACGGTCTTAAGTTAACCCCTGGGACAATCCCTGAGAAACTGAATTTTGATCGAGCACTAGCATTATCGTCCATGATTCGTGAAGACGTTGAAGATGAAAATCTAAAAAATGTCGGTAGTCTGAAAATGAATGACCGACTGTTGCATTACACATGGGTGCATATCTTGTGCCCTCAAGGAAGCAACTATGCACAACTACTAAATGAAGATATTTTTATGTTgtggttaataaaaaataatgtatgcATTAATTTGCCTCATTACATCATGCAACACATCATCAAATAATGTATGCATTAATTTGCCTCATTACATCATGCAACACATCATCAAATGTCGGGATAACAAGAAACCTCTCCCATATGCAAATTTGATAACGAGGATCTTGCAGGTGTATGGCTTCGACTTGTCGAATGAACAAGCAATAATGCTAGGTTGGAATCATTACTTTGGCAAAAAAagtatgacaaaattaaatatattccaggTTAATGGCGTATGGCAACTTGGTAGACCTCACCATGCAcacgaagaagatgatgaagaggatGAATTGCCAGCACAAGATGTTGAAGGTGGTCAACCTGAGGAGGCAAACCCCACTCAAACGGAATTGTTAACTCAAATTTTGTCCGACATACAAAACATGAATACCTGAATTGACAGGGTTGATCAAAGGATGAACAGAATTGAGGATACTCTGAGTGACATTCGACGTCATCAAGGCCATTGAGTGTGTTATCATTATGTTAttgtcattgttatttttatttctaattttcaaTGTTGAACATTAAtgaattgttattgttatttttgaagttgacattgttattgttaaggttttatgctacttatttacataatcatattgtttttaatgcAACTTTTTTACCATCTTATTACTTTGACAACATTGGTTAAGTGTCATTCAATGTCTGCATATCACAACACGTCGTCATCTAGTTGTACTGGTTGTAGTGTGCAAAAACGTGGTACTTTTACCCATGCTACTGGGAGCACAAGTGTCTTCGTTGATCCTATTTGTGATTGTGGACAATTTGTTGTTTTGAGAATAGCGACAACACAAAAAAATGTTGGAAATTTTTTTTGGGGTTGTCCCAACTACaaggtaaaatttattcaattaggtttgaaacaaacttaagaatgttattttaaacttattcattgttcaattttatttttttcttcaaaacagaTTAGAAGTGACATGGTTTTAggctgtaattttttcaaatggtgcattgaagacgttgccgatgaaaaagatgaaattatTATCATACAACGGAATAAAATATGTCTTATAGAAAACCGTTTGAAGGTCTCCAAGGATTAAAATGTTATTACTGagaatgtcttttctttttctaattaacattattatcttcttcatgtaatgactttatattatatattttgacacctacttaatattcatgttatattctaaatttctattttctttttaaaatatattcattttgctattcataataatgaaaattattattaaaattaattatatatatatttgtatatatataacataacataatttaaaaaatcatatataatattaaaattatgtaaataaattaacttaaataaaaaataatttttaattaataaaatgttaaataataaaattatactttaattttaaattataattaactaaaatatgaaataggattaatcattatttattatttttttatatacaagggtaaaattgtaatcttacaaactttactattcaaaataatttataatattattacaattatcacatcactcaccaatttcaataaacttttctcacacattcattctaacatac harbors:
- the LOC137822208 gene encoding uncharacterized protein; translated protein: MAEQQAPPPRRTLGDYVMYQGPRHFSSIAIPTTAKALEINPDFLTLISAYQFTTMEHEDPYSHLDTFYELVGTMGFQSGDLENVYMRLFSFSLAGKAKEWLKSLPNQSLTSWKDVEENFLQRFFPISRYIKAKSEISMFKQGANEVFCDTWERFKMILRKCPNHGFEDIAQLSVNGLRSDIKMLLDVAAGGTMMALDVEQATIIIDALASTDYKAQHDGQDLHNKGLLEDALLAKNKILTQQIEQLTAQMAKLPQQLYVVHSSQSQSQSIRCDFCGDVHPNGHCFYQNNSPEVEDPSMLERMNKVEDALTKIVSAQDNIVKAQDNSMAMIRSIKIQMGQLTKQISQIPEEQNGQFSINSQTNSKEHCDNVVAEQEEKDETKGKRDEKERSEEEKIKRKSENKERGVLEKDLSYPHSPSKKEKERKFFDKFLPKNYFAGNLKQDSTFERFRKNRSYIEERNIELEDGYNVIIQKGLPKKFKDPGSFNLPVSIGALLVANALLDLGASVNIIPLAMLKKIGDLEIKPTKMTLKLADQVTKYPYGVVEDVLVKVDKFTFPVDFVVMDMKEDEEVPLILGRPFMKTARIIVDVDKGELQVRTQDEEEKNVYRMMQQRELSILK